The DNA window CCTTGGGCGGTTCGTCGATGCCGATGTAATTGCCCAGGCTTTTGCTCATCTTTTTGACCCCGTCGAGCCCCTCGAGGAGCGGCATCATCATGATCACCTGCTCCGGCTGGCCGTACTCCCGCTGCAGCTGGCGTCCCATGAGCAGGTTGAACTTCTGATCGGTTCCTCCCAGCTCCACATCGCTTTTCAGGGCGACGGAATCATAGCCCTGCATCAGGGGATAGAAAAACTCGTGGACGCTGATGGCCTGACCGCTGTGGTACCGCTTGGCAAAATCGTCCCGCTCCAGCATGCGGGCCACCGTGCACTTGGAGGCCAGCTCCGTCACTTCCATGAACGTGAGGGGTTTCAGCCACGTGCTGTTGAAATGGACCTCCGTCCGCTCAGGAGAGAGAATCTTGAACAGCTGCCGGGTATAGGTCTCCGCGTTGGCTTTCACCTCTTCCTCCGTCAATTGGCGCCGCGTCTCCGATTTTCCCGTGGGATCGCCGATCCGCCCGGTGAAATCGCCGATCACCAGTTGGACGATATGCCCCAGTTCCTGGAACTGGCGCAATTTGTGAAGCACCACCGTATGCCCGATGTGGATATCCGGCGCCGAGGGATCCAGTCCCAGCTTCACCTTGAGGGGCTTGCCCGTCTCAACGGAGCGGCGCAGCTTCCCGACCAGATCCTCCTCGGGAATGATCTCCGCCGTTCCACGGCGAAGAATGGCCAGCTGCCGCTCCACCTCCTCCCGCACTTCGGGGCGCATCTCGGTTTCCATCGACACGTGGAATCACCTTCCCTCCGTTGATTTGAGTCGCTTCGGGCCGATCGACCCGGGACCTCCCGCTTCCGGAAATCATAAAACCCCGTCCCATTAAGGGACGGGGTTTTCCCGCGGTACCACCCTTATTGAAAGCGCCGAGCGCTTTCCACTCTTCGGATAACGGGGAAAACCCCCCGTCGCGCTCCGGCATCCGCCGAAACGCGAAGGCTCCCGGGTGTAATTCGCACGACGGGGACCGCTGGTTCGCAGCAACCACCAGCTCTCTGAAGGGAACCGACCGCCGGCTACTGGGCCCGTTCTTCGCCTTTCTCACATGGATGAAAAAATTTTTTATCCCCGTGATTTTAAGTGATCCGCCCCTCCCTTGCTATGGTATAATATTACCGTACAATGAGGAGGGTAGCAAGCGATGGCAAAGGGAGATTTTCCGTCTCCTCCGGATCAAAACCGGACGGGGAAAAAACGCGTCCTTAAGGGCTTTTTTTATACGCTTTTTATCTGTCTGGTCGTCCTCCTTTCCCTCTCCCTGGGAGCCGCCGGTGTCGCGGCGGGGTACGTGGCCGCCCTGGTCAAGGATGAACCGGTTCGGGACAAGAATTATTTCGACCAAAAGCTTTCGGGCTGGCATCAAACCAGCTACGCCTATTTTCGGGATAAAAGCCTGATCGGTTCGGTTCGGACGCTGATCGGGGACCGCAAACTGGTGGAAAATGACGAAGTCAGCCAATATCTGATCGATGCCCTCATCTCCACCGAAGACCGGGAATTCTACAATCACTCCGGCATCGTCCCGCGCTCCCTCCTGCGTGCCGTCTACGAGGATTTGACCAATCAGAAGGTGGTCACCGGGGGAAGCACCATCACCCAACAGCTGGTCAAGCGGGCCATTTTGGAAAACTATTCGAAAACCTATGACCGGAAGGCCAAGGAAATTCTCCTCGCTCTGCGATTGGAGCGGATGTACAGCAAGGAGGAAATCCTGAACGCCTACCTGAACAGCCTCTATTTCGGGACCGGTTCCGGCGGCCAGCACTTGTACGGCGTGCAAGCCGCGGCCCAGGGGATTTTCGGGGTGGACGCCAAGGACCTGAACATCGCCCAGGCCGCTTATCTCGCCGGCATGATCCAGCGGCCGAACGACTTCAACCCCTTTAAAAAGGAAGGCCTGGAACGCGGCAAGAAGCGGATGAAAATGGTCCTCGACAACATGCTGGACAACGGGAAAATCACCCAGCAGCAGTATGAGGAGGCCCGCTCCTTCGACATCAAAGGATCCCTCACCAAAAAGAAGCAAAACGCCTACAGCCGCTACCCCTACATCATGATGGCCGTGGAGGAACGGGCGGCGGAGGCGCTGATGAGGGCGGACGGCCTCGATCCCAAGGAATTGAGCAAAAAAGGGCAGTATCAGGCGACGCTTCAAAAATATATCCAGAAGGTGCAGCAAGGCGGCTATCACATCTACACGACCATCGACAAAAAGTTGTATGACGCCATGAACAAGGCCGCCAAGAACCCCAACCTGTACGCCCAGCCCATCACATACCGGACAAAGCTGGGCGGCAAATGGGTGACGCTGAAGAACGCGACGGAGGAAGTCGGCGCCACATTGATCGACGTGGAAACGGGGGCGCTCCTCGCCTTTGTCGGGGGAAGGGATTTTGACAAAGAACAGAAAAACCACGCTCTCAATTCACCGCGTCAGCCCGGTTCGGCGATGAAACCGCTCCTCGGATACGGGCCGGCCCTCGACCGCGGTGTGATCACCCCCAATTCGATCATCATCGATGAACCCCTGAAAGCCCGGGGATCGTCCAAGGTATACCGAAACGCCACCGGCCAATACAAGGGGCCCGTCACGGCAAAAACGGCGCTCCAGTGGTCTTACAACATCCCGGCGATCAAGGTGTTCCGCGCCGTCGGCCTGGAGAACGGCTTCAGCTACCTCCGCAAGATGAACTTCCCCGTACATCCCTATGACGGCGAAGCTTCCGTGATCGGCGGTCTCACCTACGGTTTCACCGTCGAGCGGATGACCGCCGGCTACGCGATGATCGCCAACGGCGGCCAATTCAACGAACCGTACATGATCGAGAAAATCGTCGATTCCTCCGGAAAAACCGTTTACGAACACAAGCCGGATCCGGTGCAAGTGATGTCGCCCCAGGCGGCATACATGCTCACCGACATGCTCAAGGCGGTGGTGCGGGGCGGTACCGCCCAATATATCGGCAGCGGATTCGGAGGATATGATCTGGCCGGAAAGACGGGCACGACCCAAAACGAGTACGACCTGTGGTTCGTCGGATACACCCCCAAGGTGGCAATGGGCGTTTGGGTGGGCTACGATTACAACCACCGGATCTCCAACAGCAATCGCGCCAAAATCGTGTGGAGATCGATTTTCCAAGCGGTGCTGAAGGCAGACCCCAATCTGTCGCCGCGCCATCTCCGCTTCAAAAACCCCGGCGGCTTGCCGAGCCAGCAGAAATGCTTCGAGTGCGGACGGCAGAAGGAGTTTGAGAAACAGGACAAGGATAAAGGGGAAAACAACCAACAGCAGCAGCAACCCCGGCCCCAACCCCAGCCCCAGCCCCAACCCGGACCCGACAATCCCGGGGAAGGTGACGGCGGAAACCGCCAGATTCCCATTCCCCAGCCGCCGAACAATAATCAGAGCGAAAACACGGGTTAAACCCGTTTCCCATTTCCCACCCGCAAACATGCGGATGATGCCGAAACACAAAAGAGGGGCGGACTCCAGCCCCTCTTTTCCATTTCCATATCCCTTTCCCCATGAGGAGGGTGCCGCCGAGCGGGGCGGCACCCTTTTCGCCTTTCCGTTTATCAGATCGGGACAAGGCGGTCTCCACCGCCCGACAGTTCCTTCCGGACATTGGATCTCAAAGCAATCGACGCGGCTTCCATCCCCTCCGACCTGCGGACCGGCCCCCTCTAAAGCTTCCGATCCGCCTTCAGGCCGTCGAAACAACAGGCGCAGGGAAATCCCTGCGCCTTCATCGCTTCGTCAATCCTCCATCGTCGACAGGTCTCCCGTGGGCAGGCCCAGCTCCCAAGCCTTCAGCACGCGGCGCATGATCTTTCCGCTGCGGGTCTTGGGCAGCTTATCCCTGAATTCGATCTCCCGCGGCGCGGCGTGGGCGGCAAGTCCCTTCTTCACGAACTCATAAATCTCCTTCTTAAGCTCCTCGGAGGGTTCGTATCCTGCCCTCAGGGAGATGAACGCCTTGATGATCTCGCCCCGGACGGGATCCGGTTTTCCGATCACTCCGGCTTCGGCCACCGCCGGGTGTTCCACCAGTTTGCTTTCCACTTCGAAGGGACCGACCCGCTCACCCGAGGTGTTGATCACATCGTCCAACCGTCCTTGGAACCAGAAGTAGCCGTCTTCATCCATATAGGCGGAGTCGCCGGAGATGTACCATCCGGGAATGCGGAAATATTCGTCGTATTTCGCCTTGTTCTTCCAGATGGCCCGCATCATCGACGGCCAAGGAGTGCGGATGGCCAAGTGCCCCATCTGGTAGGGAGGCAGTTCGTTCCCCTGATCGTCCAGAATCGCCGCTTGAATCCCCGGGAAGGGACGTCCCATCGAACCCGGTTTGATCTCCATGCACGGATAGTTGGCGATCAGGATGCCGCCCGTTTCCGTCATCCACCAGTTGTCGTGAATGCGGCGCCCGTACACTTTCAGTCCCCAGCGGACCACTTCGGGGTTAAGGGGTTCTCCGACGCTGAGAATGTGACGCAAACGGGACAGATCGTATTTCTTGACGATCTCCTCGCCGGCCCCCATCAACATCCGGAAAGCCGTCGGCGCGCTGTACCAGACGGTCACACCGTATTTTTCCAGGGTCCGATACCAGTCGTCCGGATTGAACCGTCCTCCCCGGATCACATTGGTCACGCCGTTCAGCCAGGGAGCGAAAATGCCGTAGGAGGTTCCCGTGACCCATCCCGGATCGGCGGTGCACCAGTAAATGTCGTCCTCCTGCAGGTCCAGCACCCATTTCCCGGTCTGATAATGTTGGATCATGGCGTTGTGGACATGGAGCACGCCCTTCGGCTTTCCGGTGGAACCGGAAGTGTAGTGGATCAGCATCGGATCCTCACGGTCGACCCACTCGATTTCCAGTTCCGGGGAAGCCGCTTCCATCTCCTTGTGAAAATCGTAATACCCCTCGCCCAGCTCCCCTTCGATCTCGCCCACCAGAATGATGTGCTTGAGGGCAGGCAGGTCTTTCACCGGCACCCGTTCCAATAGCTGCGGCGTGGTGACGAGCGCCACCGCCTCGCTGTTTTCCAGCCGGTCCCGGACAGCCGCTTCCATGAAGGCCTCGAAGAGGGGACCGACCACCGCCCCGATCTTGATCGCGCCGAGAAAACTGAAATACAACTCCGGAGTGCGCGGCATGAAGATGAAAACCCGGTCGCCTTTTTTTATGCCCAACTTCCGAAGAACATTTCCAAAACGGTTGGACTTCTCTTTCATTTCCAAAAACGTGTATTGTTCTTCACGGTTCGCATCGCTGTAGTAGAGGGCGATCTTGTCGCGACGGTCGGATTCCGCATGCCGGTCGATCGCTTCATAGGCGGCGTTCACTTTTCCGGTTTCATACCAGGAGAAAACCTTTTCAACGTCTTTCCAATCAAAATTGCGGTAAGTCTCCTCATAATCTTTCATGTTGTTCCCTGTTGTCATCACCTTGATCCGTTCCGAATGATCCATCTCCGTTTCCCTCCTTGTTGAAAACGGCTTCATCACCAATCATTATAACACACATATAAACATTCGCAATTTCCGATTTAATTTATATGATCCCCTTTTATTTAAAAAGCTAGGAATCCCCGCATGCTTTCTATATAATGAAACCACACAAAGCACTCCCGGGAGGTGGCGGTTCGGCCCCATGGAGCACGTCAAACGGTACCACCGCAAAGTTCTGAATGCGAACGGAAAATGCCTGGTGACGGAAGGGCCCGTTTCCCCGGAAACCATCGAACGATACCCCTTCCACGAAGGGCTGGTGGCCTTTCGGCCGCCGGAACAGCAGCGAAAGGCGATGATCGAGATCGCCCGTCTTCCCGAAGGGCGAATCATCATCGCGCGGACGGAAGACACGATCGTCGGTTACGTCTCCTTTCTCTATCCCGATCCCTTGGAACGCTGGTCCGAAGGGAACATGGAGGACCTGCTGGAACTGGGAGCCATCGAGGTGGCGCCCCCCTACCGCAAATACGGAGTGGCCAAGGCCATGCTGAAAACCGCCTTCGCCGATCCGGCAATGGAAAACTACATCGTCATCTCCACGGAATACTACTGGCACTGGGACCTCAAGGGAACGGGACTGTCCGTTTGGGAATACCGCAAAGTGATGGAAAAGGTGATGGGCAGCGTCGGCATGGAGTGGTTCGCCACCGACGACCCGGAAATCACCTCCCATCCCGCCAACTGCCTGATGGCCCGCATCGGCAAAAACGTCCCTCTCGAATCCATCGAAAAATTTGACCGGCTCCGCTTCATCAACCGGCATTTCTATTAAATCATTCTGAATGGAAGGAAAAATTTAACCTCTCTTTTGGAAATAACCCCGGCTCAAACAGCCGCGGGATTTTTGCTTTTTATTTCCGCAAGCTTCCCGCATGCCCAAAGCGGTCCTCTCGTCCTTCGCATCGCGCCTGAAATGTTCCGAATCTTCCGCCCGCCTTTATTTCTTCGGGTTGAAAAGGTAGAATATAGCCAAAGAAAACAGCTTTTCGGAAAACGAGCAAAAGGGGATTTCATCATGCTGATCGAAGAAATCATGCACCGCCGTGTCCATACCGCCGGACCGGACACGACGCTGAAACAGGCCCTTCAACTGCTTCAGGAACACCGGATTCGCCACCTTCCCGTGACGGATGGGGACCGGCTCGTGGGCATTGTGACCGACCGCGATCTGCGGGAAGCCTGCCCCTCCATCCTGGAGAAAAACCCCCAGGACGACACTCTCGAACAGCCGATTTCGTCCATCATGAAAAGGGAGGTGATCACCGCCCATCCCCTCGATTTCATCGAAGACGCCGCCCGGCTCATGTATGAACACCGCATCGGCTGCCTGCCCGTCCTTCAGGAGGAGCGGCTGGTCGGCATCGTCACCCAGACCGATGTCCTTCACACCCTGATCGAGCTTTTCGGCGTCGACAGGCCCAGTCAACGGGTGGAAATCGAGGTGCCCGACCGAGCCGGCATGCTGGCGGATGCGGCCCGGGTGTTCCGCCAGCACAAAGCCAATCTCCTGAGCGTCATCATGCATCCGGGAACCCGCGAAAACACCCGGCGCATCGTCTTTCGGGCGGAGACGATGCTGATCGACGACATTGTCCGGGAGCTCCGGGCGGCCGGTCACCGAGTCCTGTGGCCACCTGTGGAAGACCAGGAGCCGGAGGGATCCAAGTGAAACATTCGGCCCTGATGGTCTACGGCGATGCATTCCTGCGGTACCGCTTTCATGATAGCCACCCTTTCCAGCCGAAACGAATCCAGCTCACCCTCGACCTGATCCGGTCCTTCGGATGGATTGAAGAAGATCAGTTGATTGCCCCCCGGAGGGCGGCGGACAAGGAACTTGCCCGCACGCACGAGGAGAGCTTTATCGAAACGGTGAAACAAGCTCCCGGCGGCGCCCTTTCCACGGAGCGTCTGGAAGCCTGCGGACTGGGAACGGAAGACAATCCCGTCTTTCCGGGCATGCACGAGGCGGCGGCCACCGTCGTCGGCGGCACCCTCGTCGCCGCCGAACAGGTGATGTCGGGGAAGTGCGAACACGCCCTCAACCTCGCGGGCGGGCTTCATCACGCCCTCCGGGGGCGCGCCTCCGGTTTTTGCATCTACAACGATGCGGCGGTGGCCATCGCCTGGCTGCGGAAGGAGTACGACGCCCGGGTTCTGTACATCGACACCGACGCCCACCACGGAGACGGGGTGCAATGGGCCTTTTACGACGACCCGCAGGTCATGACCATCTCCATCCACGAAACGGGCAAATACCTGTTTCCCGGCACCGGTTCCGTTTACGAACGGGGTCAGGGGCCGGGATTCGGAACCAGCATCAATCTTCCCCTGGACGCCTTCACCGAGGACGAGTCCTGGCTGGACGCCTTTCTCCGCGTCGTGCCTGAGGCGGCCCGCCGGTTCCGCCCCGATGTGATCCTGTCGCAAAACGGCTGCGACGCCCACCGGTACGATCCCCTCACCCATCTGTCGGCGACGATGCGGATCTACCGGGAAATCCCCCGGACCGTCCACCAGCTGGCCCACGAATTGTGCGACGGCCGGTGGATCGCCGTCGGCGGGGGCGGTTACGACATGTGGCGGGTCGTCCCCCGGGCCTGGACCTGGTTGTGGGCGGAAATGAACGACTGCGCACCGGAAGAAGCGGACATCCCGGCGGAATGGCTCAAGCGGTGGCAACCGGAAAGTCCCGTCGACTTGCCCCAAACCCTGCACGACCCGGACGGACTGTTTTCCCCCATCCCCCGCCGGGCCGAGATTACAGAAAAAAACCGGCGCACCACAGACCAGGTCCTGCAAATGATCAAAAACCACTTGTAAATCCGTCCGTAAAGGGGGGATCCCGATGCCCCGCCTCCTCCTCTTCGGCGCAAGCGGCGCCGTGGGCAAGGCCCTCGTCCGCCTGTTGGAGGCCGAAAACGCGTACACCGTTCACGGCACCTGCCGGAGCAATAGGCCTCCTCTCCCCGCCGAACGGTGCCACCGTCTGGATCTGGAGGATTTCCGAAAGCTCGAGCTCCTTTGGGAACGCATCCGGCCGGACGCGGTCGTGCTGGCGCTGCGGGGGGATTATGAGAAACAGCTTCGCTTCCATCGGGCCGTGGCGGAACTGGCCAAGGGGTCTTCCTGTGACGTGTGGTTCTGCTCCACTTCCGCGGTATTCGACGGTTCCGCAAAGAAGCCCCACACGGAGGAGGAAGCCCCCGCTCCCGAAAGCGAATACGGCCGCTTCAAGGCCGCCTGCGAAGAGATGATGGCATCCGTCCTGGGAAGCCGCCTCCGCATCCTGCGCTTTCCGGCGGTCTTCGGCAGGGACGTTCCCCGGGTGACGCAGCTTATGGAACGGCTCAAACGGGGCGAAATCGTCGAATACCACGACAACTTCTTCGCCAACCGCCACACCGACGAGATGCTGGCCCGGCAGATCGCTTTCCTCCTCCGCCACAGGCCGGAGGGAATCTTTCATCTGGGATCCGTGGATATCATGAGCCA is part of the Planifilum fulgidum genome and encodes:
- a CDS encoding transglycosylase domain-containing protein, with translation MAKGDFPSPPDQNRTGKKRVLKGFFYTLFICLVVLLSLSLGAAGVAAGYVAALVKDEPVRDKNYFDQKLSGWHQTSYAYFRDKSLIGSVRTLIGDRKLVENDEVSQYLIDALISTEDREFYNHSGIVPRSLLRAVYEDLTNQKVVTGGSTITQQLVKRAILENYSKTYDRKAKEILLALRLERMYSKEEILNAYLNSLYFGTGSGGQHLYGVQAAAQGIFGVDAKDLNIAQAAYLAGMIQRPNDFNPFKKEGLERGKKRMKMVLDNMLDNGKITQQQYEEARSFDIKGSLTKKKQNAYSRYPYIMMAVEERAAEALMRADGLDPKELSKKGQYQATLQKYIQKVQQGGYHIYTTIDKKLYDAMNKAAKNPNLYAQPITYRTKLGGKWVTLKNATEEVGATLIDVETGALLAFVGGRDFDKEQKNHALNSPRQPGSAMKPLLGYGPALDRGVITPNSIIIDEPLKARGSSKVYRNATGQYKGPVTAKTALQWSYNIPAIKVFRAVGLENGFSYLRKMNFPVHPYDGEASVIGGLTYGFTVERMTAGYAMIANGGQFNEPYMIEKIVDSSGKTVYEHKPDPVQVMSPQAAYMLTDMLKAVVRGGTAQYIGSGFGGYDLAGKTGTTQNEYDLWFVGYTPKVAMGVWVGYDYNHRISNSNRAKIVWRSIFQAVLKADPNLSPRHLRFKNPGGLPSQQKCFECGRQKEFEKQDKDKGENNQQQQQPRPQPQPQPQPGPDNPGEGDGGNRQIPIPQPPNNNQSENTG
- a CDS encoding CBS and ACT domain-containing protein, with product MLIEEIMHRRVHTAGPDTTLKQALQLLQEHRIRHLPVTDGDRLVGIVTDRDLREACPSILEKNPQDDTLEQPISSIMKREVITAHPLDFIEDAARLMYEHRIGCLPVLQEERLVGIVTQTDVLHTLIELFGVDRPSQRVEIEVPDRAGMLADAARVFRQHKANLLSVIMHPGTRENTRRIVFRAETMLIDDIVRELRAAGHRVLWPPVEDQEPEGSK
- a CDS encoding sugar nucleotide-binding protein yields the protein MPRLLLFGASGAVGKALVRLLEAENAYTVHGTCRSNRPPLPAERCHRLDLEDFRKLELLWERIRPDAVVLALRGDYEKQLRFHRAVAELAKGSSCDVWFCSTSAVFDGSAKKPHTEEEAPAPESEYGRFKAACEEMMASVLGSRLRILRFPAVFGRDVPRVTQLMERLKRGEIVEYHDNFFANRHTDEMLARQIAFLLRHRPEGIFHLGSVDIMSQAEFYRELVFRLGYPKERVKAISHPADRILAVLSKRDWPEELRITHDDILDHFRS
- the acsA gene encoding acetate--CoA ligase is translated as MDHSERIKVMTTGNNMKDYEETYRNFDWKDVEKVFSWYETGKVNAAYEAIDRHAESDRRDKIALYYSDANREEQYTFLEMKEKSNRFGNVLRKLGIKKGDRVFIFMPRTPELYFSFLGAIKIGAVVGPLFEAFMEAAVRDRLENSEAVALVTTPQLLERVPVKDLPALKHIILVGEIEGELGEGYYDFHKEMEAASPELEIEWVDREDPMLIHYTSGSTGKPKGVLHVHNAMIQHYQTGKWVLDLQEDDIYWCTADPGWVTGTSYGIFAPWLNGVTNVIRGGRFNPDDWYRTLEKYGVTVWYSAPTAFRMLMGAGEEIVKKYDLSRLRHILSVGEPLNPEVVRWGLKVYGRRIHDNWWMTETGGILIANYPCMEIKPGSMGRPFPGIQAAILDDQGNELPPYQMGHLAIRTPWPSMMRAIWKNKAKYDEYFRIPGWYISGDSAYMDEDGYFWFQGRLDDVINTSGERVGPFEVESKLVEHPAVAEAGVIGKPDPVRGEIIKAFISLRAGYEPSEELKKEIYEFVKKGLAAHAAPREIEFRDKLPKTRSGKIMRRVLKAWELGLPTGDLSTMED
- a CDS encoding GNAT family N-acetyltransferase gives rise to the protein MEHVKRYHRKVLNANGKCLVTEGPVSPETIERYPFHEGLVAFRPPEQQRKAMIEIARLPEGRIIIARTEDTIVGYVSFLYPDPLERWSEGNMEDLLELGAIEVAPPYRKYGVAKAMLKTAFADPAMENYIVISTEYYWHWDLKGTGLSVWEYRKVMEKVMGSVGMEWFATDDPEITSHPANCLMARIGKNVPLESIEKFDRLRFINRHFY
- the tyrS gene encoding tyrosine--tRNA ligase; the encoded protein is METEMRPEVREEVERQLAILRRGTAEIIPEEDLVGKLRRSVETGKPLKVKLGLDPSAPDIHIGHTVVLHKLRQFQELGHIVQLVIGDFTGRIGDPTGKSETRRQLTEEEVKANAETYTRQLFKILSPERTEVHFNSTWLKPLTFMEVTELASKCTVARMLERDDFAKRYHSGQAISVHEFFYPLMQGYDSVALKSDVELGGTDQKFNLLMGRQLQREYGQPEQVIMMMPLLEGLDGVKKMSKSLGNYIGIDEPPKEMYGKTMSIPDELMLKYYELATDLPPEELDRIKEGLEKGTLHPRDAKMRLAHTFVRMYHGQEAADEAERHFRTVFQQGKLPEEIDEVEISASELKDGKMWIVRLLNRLGLAGSNGEARRFIQQSAVRIDGEKVTDTDAELPVSDGMVVQVGKRRFAKVKLVQG
- a CDS encoding acetoin utilization protein AcuC, with protein sequence MKHSALMVYGDAFLRYRFHDSHPFQPKRIQLTLDLIRSFGWIEEDQLIAPRRAADKELARTHEESFIETVKQAPGGALSTERLEACGLGTEDNPVFPGMHEAAATVVGGTLVAAEQVMSGKCEHALNLAGGLHHALRGRASGFCIYNDAAVAIAWLRKEYDARVLYIDTDAHHGDGVQWAFYDDPQVMTISIHETGKYLFPGTGSVYERGQGPGFGTSINLPLDAFTEDESWLDAFLRVVPEAARRFRPDVILSQNGCDAHRYDPLTHLSATMRIYREIPRTVHQLAHELCDGRWIAVGGGGYDMWRVVPRAWTWLWAEMNDCAPEEADIPAEWLKRWQPESPVDLPQTLHDPDGLFSPIPRRAEITEKNRRTTDQVLQMIKNHL